In Caballeronia sp. NK8, the DNA window GGCCGGCTCAACGTGGTCGCGAACGATAGCGGCACCACGTTTCAGGTGCGCCTGCCGCTCGAGCATCGGCACGCGGCGGCGCGCTGAGCGCGTTAGCCGGGCGCGCGCTCCGACACCGTCTCGCGGTGCGCGTCATACGAAGGCGCACTGGCGTCGGCGGGCAACGACGAGCCGAGCGCCGCCGACAGCAGACCTTCGACCGACGGGCCCATCGCGTCCGTGAAGGTCTTCGGGTGCACGCCGATCGCGAGCACCAGCACGGCCATCGCCCCGAACAGCGCGAACTCGCGCTTGCCCAGATCGCGCAGCGTGGCCACGCGTTCGTTCTTCACCGCGCCGAAGATCACGCGCTTGACCATCCACAGCGTGTAGGCGGCGCTCAGGATCAGCGACGAGGCGGCGATTGCGCCGATCCAGAAATTCACGCGAATCGCGCCCATCAGCACCAGAAACTCGCCGACGAATCCCGACGTGCCGGGCAGGCCGACGTTGGCCATCGAGAACAGCATCGCGCAGACGGCGAAGCGGGGCATTGTGTTGGCGACGCCGCCGTAGGCATCGATCGAGCCGTTTTTGGTGCGCTCGACCAGCACGCCGGTGCACAGCAGCATCGCGCCCGAGACGATGCCGTACGACAGCATCTGCACGACCGCGCCTTCGGTGCCCATGCGGTCGAACGTGAACAGGCCCAGCGTCACGAGACCCATGTGCGCGACCGCCGAGTACGCGAGCAGCTTGCGCATGTCCGTCTGCACGAGCGCGACGAGACTGCCGTAGATGACGGCGACGAGCGCCAGCGCGATCATCGCCGGGGCGAAGAAGTGGGATGCGTCGGGCACGATCGGCAGCACGTAGCGCAACATGCCGTAGCCGCCGATCTTCAGCATGCCGAGCAGGATCGCCGCGCCGGTCGGGCCTTCCGCGTTGACGTCGGGCAGCCACGTGTGGACCGGCCACATCGGCACCTTGACCGAGAACGCCGCGAGGAAGCAGACGAACACCACGATCTGCGGCGTGAAGCCGAGCTTCAGATGGCGCCACGCGTCGATGTCGAAGGTATGCGCCTGCGTCCACAGGTAGATCAGCGCGGCCAGCATCGCGAGCGAGCCGAGCAGCGAGAAAAAGAAGAAGCGGATGGCCGCGTACACGCGCCGCTCGGCGCCCCACGTGCCGATCAGCAGATACAGCGGAATCAGCGACGCTTCGAAGAACACGAAGAACAGCATGCCGTCGAGCGACGCGAACACGCCCTGCATGCAGCCCGAGAGCACGAGAAACGCGCCGTAGTACTGCG includes these proteins:
- a CDS encoding NuoM family protein; this encodes MHLPSVLSFLIWIPVVSGIFVLTFSASATLARAVAMFGAILSLLPVVPLLSRFDASSGAMQFVERVEWLPQFGISYHLGVDGISLWFTVLTAVTTLIVFVASWQAVTKQVAQYYGAFLVLSGCMQGVFASLDGMLFFVFFEASLIPLYLLIGTWGAERRVYAAIRFFFFSLLGSLAMLAALIYLWTQAHTFDIDAWRHLKLGFTPQIVVFVCFLAAFSVKVPMWPVHTWLPDVNAEGPTGAAILLGMLKIGGYGMLRYVLPIVPDASHFFAPAMIALALVAVIYGSLVALVQTDMRKLLAYSAVAHMGLVTLGLFTFDRMGTEGAVVQMLSYGIVSGAMLLCTGVLVERTKNGSIDAYGGVANTMPRFAVCAMLFSMANVGLPGTSGFVGEFLVLMGAIRVNFWIGAIAASSLILSAAYTLWMVKRVIFGAVKNERVATLRDLGKREFALFGAMAVLVLAIGVHPKTFTDAMGPSVEGLLSAALGSSLPADASAPSYDAHRETVSERAPG